In the Streptomyces sp. 3214.6 genome, ACGACGACGGCGTCGTCCCAGGTCAGCCCGAGGCGGGCGAAGGCTGCGGCGACCGAGGACACCCCGGGCCGCACGTCCAGCCGGGCCGGCCCGAACCGCTCGGCCAGCGCCCGCACGATCCCGAAGAACCCCGGATCGCCGGAGGCCAGCACGACCACCCGCCGGCCCTTTCCGACGTACTCCTCGATGGCGTCCAGGGCCGGCGCGAGCGGTCCGAGGACGATCCGGTCGGCGGTCGCGGGCAGCGGCACGGCGTCGAGGTGCCGCCGCCCGCCGACGACGAGCTCGGCGCCGGACACCACGTCGGAGGCGACCGGCGCACCCGTCCCCGTCCCCTGGCCCGTCCCGGTACCGACCACCGTGATCAGGCGACCCGAGGGACTCATGTACGGGCACCCCGCTCGCGCAGGGCCCGGCGGGCCTCCGGGTCGGCCTTGCGGTGACCGTGGAAGTGACCCGGGTGGTACAGGTGCGAGCGGGTGCCGTGCGCGTCGAGGGCCGGGCCGACCAGGAACAGGGTGTGCTTCCAGAGCTTGTGCTCCTTGACCGTCTCCTCCAGCGTCTCGATCGTGCACTTCACGACGAGCTCCTCCGGCCAGGTCGCCTGGTGGGCGATGACGACCGGGGTGCCCGTCGGATAGCCGCCCTCCAGCAGCTCCCGCACCAGCTGCCCGCTGCGGGCCGCCGACAGGAAGATCGCCATCGTGGTGCCGTGCTTGGCGAACTCGCGCACCTCCTCGCCGGGCGGCATCGGCGTCTTGCCGCCGCCGAGCCGGGTCAGCACCACGGACTGCGCGACCTCGGGGATCGTCAGCTCACGCCGGGCGAGCGCGGCGACGGCGGAGAAGGAGGAGACGCCGGGCACGATCTCGGTGTCGATGCCGATCTCGTCGCACCGGTCGAGCTGCTCCTGCGTACCGCCCCACAGGGCGGGATCGCCGGAGTGGATACGGGCCACGCGCAGACCCTCGGCCCGGGCCCGCTCGTAGACGGCGACCACGTCCTCCAGGGACATCGTCGCCGAGTCGAGGATCTCCGCACCCTCGCGCGCGTGCTCGAGAACCTCCGCCTGGACCAGGCTCGCGGCCCAGATCACGACGTCGGCCTCGGCGATGGCGCGTGCGGCACGGAACGTCAGCAGATCGGCGGCGCCGGGGCCGGCACCGACGAAGGTCACCTTGCCGGTGGGGGCATCGGCCATGGGTTCGATTCCTCTCAAAGCGGGTCGTAACGGGGCGTGACGGAGGTCAGGGCAGTGGCCGGATGTGCGCGGCCGGGGGTCGATCGGATACCAAGGGCCTATGGCGGTCTTCGTCGCGCTCGGCGCGTTCCTCATGACGCTGGCCGGCGGCTGGACGGCGCAACGCGTGACCGACCGCCGTCACCTGGTGCTGGGCCTGGCCGGCGGCCTGATGCTGGGCGTGGTCGGTCTGGACCTGCTGCCGGAGGCCCTTCAGGCGGCCGGCACGGAGGTCTTCGGCGTCCCCGCCGCACTCCTGCTGTTCGTGGCGGGCTTCCTGCTGGCCCATCTGGTGGAACGCCTGCTCGCGGTGCGCCAGGCCGCGCACGGCGCCGAGGAACACAACGGCAGAGCCCCCGAGGTCGGTCTGACGGCGGCCGCGGCGATGGTCGGCCACAGCGCCATGGACGGCGTGGCGATCGGCGCGGCCTTCCAGGTCGGCGGCGGCATGGGCGTCGCCGTGGCGCTGGCGGTGATCGCCCACGACTTCGCGGACGGCTTCAACACGTACACGATCACCAGCCTGTACGGGAACGCCCGCCGCAGGGCCCTGTTCATGCTGTTCGCGGACGCGGCGGCACCGATGGCGGGCGCGGCCTCGACGTCCTTCGTCACCATCCCGGAGCAAGCGCTCGGCGGCTATCTCGGCTTCTTCGGCGGCGCGCTGCTCTACCTGGCGGCCGCCGAGATCCTGCCCGAGGCCCACCACGAACACCCCGCCCGCTCGACCGTGCTGTGCACGATCGCCGGCGCGGCCTTCATCTGGCTGGTCGTGGGCCTCGCGAGCTGACCCGGGGCCCGTCCCGGCGGGTCTCACAGCTTGCCGCCCCGGCCGTTCTCGCGTCGCGCGGGAGCGATGAGCGTCGACAGGTAGGGCAGCGGCTCGCCGTCCAGCTCGGCGGCGGGCCGGATGGACTCCTCCGCCAGCCCGAGCGCCGACCCCCACACGGCGTCCCCGATCCGCCCGGTCTCCCTGAGCGCCTCGGCGACCTCGGCGGCCTGCCGCCCGAACTTGTATGCGACGACCGTCCCGGGCCCGGCGAGCGCGTCCTTCAGCACGGCGGAACCGGCGGTCACCGGCACCAGGGTCAGGGGTTCGGTGCCCTCGGTCAGCACCGCCCCCGACCGGGCGGCGAGATCCTGCATCGCGGTGATGCCCGGCACGGTCTCGACCCGGGTCCCCGGCACCAGCTCCGCGACGGTCTGCGCGAGGTAGGTGAAGGTGGAGTACACGTTGGGATCGCCGATGGTCGCGAAGGCGACCCCGCCGTGCTCCCGCAGCAGCGCGGCGACCCGCTCCCCGGCGGCATCCCAGGCGGCCTCCCGCCGCGCCCGGTCGGTCCGCTCGTTCAACGCGAACACGACCCGTACCACCTTGTCCTCGGGCACGTAGTGCAGCACGGTGGCTTCGGCCCGCCCCCGCTCACCGCTGTCCATCACGGGCACGACGACGACGTCGGCGGCCCGGAGCGCGTTGACGCCCTTGACGGTCACCAGCTCCGGATCCCCGGGCCCCACCCCGACTCCGACCAGCTTGCTGCTCATGACGTCCGGCACCTCTCCACGAACCGACGGGCCACACCGGGCTCGGACGCCCAGTGCGTGTGCAGATAACTCGCGTGCACACCTTGTTGTACGAAGCCTTCGACGCGCCGCTCGGGGGTCCGCACACCCCACGCGGGGACCGCCCCCGACCCCGGCTCCACGACCGTGCGATGGAACTCGTGCCCCCGCATCCGCGTCCCGGCCGGCGCCAGCACACTGTCGCTCACCGCGACGGCGTCCCGGTAGCCGAGGGTGAGCCGGTCGGACATCCGGGCGGTGGCGTCGAGCACGCCGCACATGGGCTGCCCGTCCAGCTCCCGGCACAGGTACAGCAGCCCGGCGCACTCGGCGGCGACCGGCGCACCTCGCTCCGCGAGGGCGGCGACCTCCTTGCGCAGCCGCTCGTTGGCGGACAGCTCGGCGGCGTACACCTCGGGGAAACCGCCCCCGATGACCAGCCCGGCGGTCCCCTCCGGGAGGGACTCGTCCCGCAACGGGTCGAAGGCGACCACGTCGGCCCCGGCGGCGGCGAGCAGTTCGGTGTGCTCGGCATAGGAGAAGGTGAAAGCGGACCCACCGGCAACGGCGATCACGGGCGTCGGCTTCTTGCCCCGAGTCGGGTGGTCGTGGGTGGGCGAGACGGGGGTCCAGGGGGCGGAGCCCCCCGGGACGGCACCGGCGGTACGGGCCAGCGCTTCCAGAGCGGCGAGGTCACATCCGTCGGAGACCTGCGCCGCCATCGCCCTGACGGAGTCGACCGCGGCGGCCTGCCGTTCGGCGACAGGAACCAGCCCGAGATGCCGGGAAGGCGTGTCCACCTGCGGCGCCCGCCGCAAGACGCCCAGCACGGGCACCCCGGCCGACTCCAACGCCTCCCGCAACAACTCCTCGTGCCGATCCGAGGCGACCTTGTTGAGGATCACGCCCCCGACCCGCACCTGCGGATCCCAGGAGGCGAACCCGTGCACCAACGCCGCCACCGACCGTGACTGCGACGAGGCGTCCACCACCAGCACCACCGGCGCCCTCAGCAACTTCGCC is a window encoding:
- a CDS encoding cobyrinate a,c-diamide synthase, with product MVSAVPRLVIAAPSSGSGKTTVATGLMAAFAARGLAVSAHKVGPDYIDPGYHSLATGRVGRNLDAYLCGPELVGPLFAHGARGCDLAIVEGVMGLYDGAAGEGELASTAQVAKLLRAPVVLVVDASSQSRSVAALVHGFASWDPQVRVGGVILNKVASDRHEELLREALESAGVPVLGVLRRAPQVDTPSRHLGLVPVAERQAAAVDSVRAMAAQVSDGCDLAALEALARTAGAVPGGSAPWTPVSPTHDHPTRGKKPTPVIAVAGGSAFTFSYAEHTELLAAAGADVVAFDPLRDESLPEGTAGLVIGGGFPEVYAAELSANERLRKEVAALAERGAPVAAECAGLLYLCRELDGQPMCGVLDATARMSDRLTLGYRDAVAVSDSVLAPAGTRMRGHEFHRTVVEPGSGAVPAWGVRTPERRVEGFVQQGVHASYLHTHWASEPGVARRFVERCRTS
- the cobM gene encoding precorrin-4 C(11)-methyltransferase, producing MADAPTGKVTFVGAGPGAADLLTFRAARAIAEADVVIWAASLVQAEVLEHAREGAEILDSATMSLEDVVAVYERARAEGLRVARIHSGDPALWGGTQEQLDRCDEIGIDTEIVPGVSSFSAVAALARRELTIPEVAQSVVLTRLGGGKTPMPPGEEVREFAKHGTTMAIFLSAARSGQLVRELLEGGYPTGTPVVIAHQATWPEELVVKCTIETLEETVKEHKLWKHTLFLVGPALDAHGTRSHLYHPGHFHGHRKADPEARRALRERGART
- a CDS encoding ZIP family metal transporter; this encodes MAVFVALGAFLMTLAGGWTAQRVTDRRHLVLGLAGGLMLGVVGLDLLPEALQAAGTEVFGVPAALLLFVAGFLLAHLVERLLAVRQAAHGAEEHNGRAPEVGLTAAAAMVGHSAMDGVAIGAAFQVGGGMGVAVALAVIAHDFADGFNTYTITSLYGNARRRALFMLFADAAAPMAGAASTSFVTIPEQALGGYLGFFGGALLYLAAAEILPEAHHEHPARSTVLCTIAGAAFIWLVVGLAS
- the cobI gene encoding precorrin-2 C(20)-methyltransferase, with amino-acid sequence MSSKLVGVGVGPGDPELVTVKGVNALRAADVVVVPVMDSGERGRAEATVLHYVPEDKVVRVVFALNERTDRARREAAWDAAGERVAALLREHGGVAFATIGDPNVYSTFTYLAQTVAELVPGTRVETVPGITAMQDLAARSGAVLTEGTEPLTLVPVTAGSAVLKDALAGPGTVVAYKFGRQAAEVAEALRETGRIGDAVWGSALGLAEESIRPAAELDGEPLPYLSTLIAPARRENGRGGKL